In Glycine max cultivar Williams 82 chromosome 15, Glycine_max_v4.0, whole genome shotgun sequence, the DNA window GCTTGGAGGAAAATAAGATCTTCGTAAGACCCAATGAGTATGGGTTGTTATTGATCTTCAGTACTCGGTTTAAtattcagaaaattgataaggTCCTTCCGTGTTTTTCTTAAAAGAGTCTGGGatcatcatattttatatttttcttaaatgaagTAACTTACAATGTCCACTTGAGAAGTGTCTTCTATCCATCTAATTTGATCTTTTCCTCTCTTCCACTTATTGCTTACTTTTAActgtgtattttatttatctgaTATAATATAAATCTAACTAGGAGGCCATGCCACCTTTGTTGATCTATATTATATTACTTTATCTTACTTActcttgtttataatttttctttgtttataatACAAGTTTATAATACAAGCGACTTGATACCTCCTATCGATCAGTACATCCAATACAAGTTTATGTTACACTTATTATGATTCACCAAGTtacttagaaaaaatatttgtaatattaaaaatataaattatttaatatttatattttattcttaattgtatttttagtttctattattgttgaaattcaaattagtcctttaattttttttctcaaattgatTCCACCATTAAAATTATCcaattttaatctatttattaactcgatatttaatatttaacaacAATATTGATTTAATAGTGTAATAGAATGCCATGTCAAGTTGTCAACATCTTAACTAATATTAAATGTCAAGTTAATAAatgattcaaaaaatttaaattggaaGGTGGCAAATAATGACAACTTTAAGGAGTCTAAGGACATTTGACAATCTCCcagaaagaattattttttttgtttaccagACAAATAGAATACCTAAATTTGAATCTCAACTATATTTATTAagggatttaaaaaatataattaaatccaTCTATTTTTTTGAGTAATTTAAAGCATTTAATagaatgtatttaaattatttacactATGTgtaaatgcaataaaaaaattcctctttttttagtttatcaacaaatttcttaaaaacaaaaaactcttCTTCTCTAtagttttctcacttttaaaaccatttattttctctttacacAAATGCATCTGTCTCCATCCCGATTCATAAAAAACCATTCATATAACCCTTTTCAcgaaaaatcttaattatacGCACAAAATATATTActgttgaaaaatattattgcatattattatcattatttgtctttttttagaaatataataattttaaaatgagttgAAATGAAATACAGGGCATTTATTgggaattaaaagtaaattaaataacatgaaACTCACTAAAAGCAAATGGTGCATTTCACCCCTGGCATATATTTGATATATACGATGCATCGTAGAATCTACGTTCTTCATTGCCAAGTTAACTTCTATGGTGTGTCGTTGTCCTAACTATGTGAATGGAGAACTTGGGAAGCATTGATGTAAGTTGTCTGCACGCAACCGTATTGATAGTTTGATATATTTGACCAAGTGCAGACTTTCTAGTTATTTGATGCTGACAATATTGTGGCAAGTCCTTCTCATTTTAAACAAAAGCAACATAATCCCAGATATTTATCGTAAGTTTGGAGCTTGGGATTAGCCTAAGCAAGTTGATCATGTAACTGTTACGtctcttattttcttaaattagtTCATCCTTGGGTTATGAGGAAAGGGAATCCAGCATCTATCATGCTTTTGTCTATTTTGCCTTTCTTACTGTTTAAGGTGttgtttgaataaacttctcattgatttaaaagaagaaaatatgaaggtaaaatgaaataatttttttataaataaaaactagtacatgtataagttaaaattaacttttgaaGAAACTATAAATGAGAAAACCTCATCTtacattcttattatttttcctacTATAAGTGCttattgaaaaaattgtttaattaaatagaaTCTTAATTGTATTTGTACGGTCTCATTAGCTTTTTTGGGTACTGAGAATAAGTatcatcaagagaatcaagaataatcttTCTTGAATCGCATAGAATCATGATAGTGACAAAACtcctcttttaaatatttaacataattatatacttgcatctcaaaatcaaaatcattataaGTTAGAAtaactttatcttatttaattcgTATGTTTGATGGTTGTCTCATGGTTGTCTCATTTTTCTTTactcttaaaaatcatattaattgaAATAGGTTGATTCATACAGAAAATATGGGTCAGAATTTTGACCCTATCCAATTTactaaaacagaaaaaatgaaTAAGGATTCAGGTTTGGGGGTGTTCaacctattaaaaaaattagttgattatttgtaacaaatattaaataatacaatttattaaaaaatatataatcttaattttaaataatagtttattaagaaaaaaatattctcaaaacatgtaataataataaataaatacataatataaaataaatgttttagtaaataaaaaattaaaaaggattaaCGAGTTGACCCGCGCGACTAACTCTTAGCCTAATTTTTGGCAAGTTTAACAATCAGAAATGTGTAGATGGATTGAAAATCTCAACctgtctaaaaataaataaaaatagaagaagctAAAATGGGTTGGTCTTCTGGGTCTAACCCATTTTACCACTCCAATAGGTacgtaaataaatatatgtagtgggatttattctttaatatataAGATCATTTGCTTGGTAAAAAATAGAGATACGTACAAGtaactttcttttttaagaggggatttaaaatataaagcaaaACAAGTTGATTACAATATCAActctattaataaattataaaaggatAAGGAAGAGGAAAAGTATGACACAAAAAtcaacagaaaacaaaatataatattattcacATCCTTTAAGAAAGAAGCAGGTAATTTactctatttaaaatttataataaataaatatttttaaatatgaattatattttgaatttttaatgaataatttaaattatgatgtaacattatttctaaattttcacatttttttcaataaaaaagtatcaaaattcattttaaagatATAGATCAAGGAAGGTAAATCAAAAGGAATTTGACagttaaaaacatcaaatacaGAAATATAGGTAAAATGaaggttttaatttgaaatgattaTTGGAGAATTATTTTTGTCTAGTTACTAATGTATAAAATAcatattcaaaaacaaagaaaagagaagattaACTAAGGTAGTGTATAAAATAcatattcaaaaacaaagaaaagagaagatatGAAGTGTATATTCTAAGTATAAGAGTACGCACAATTGCACTATTGACCATTTATTTTGACTAGAAAGAACTTGTATCTCTTTCTTAACTAAAAAGGGTTATATGTAATGATTCCAAATATCATTATATGAAACATTAGGACTTTAACGagaaataattcattttaattcttttaaaagcttttgacgtagtttaattaatgaaaatacgtaaaaaaaaaatcacaattcgAAGCATGTTATATAGACATCACAATAAAAGTCCCCAAGTCATAAGCCAAAAGTACTTGTGCCTCAAGACACTACATAATCAAAACATCATAAccaaattttcaaaacaaatctCAAGAGTCTTGTTAAGGAAATAAATGCAACATAGATTCCTGAATATATCTAAACCCTAAGTTGGTCCCCACTAAGATAAAACATGAGAAAAAAGACCAACGTTGGATCTCGCCCCTAAGTCCACCACCAAGTTCACATCAACCATGAATGACATGCTTCCAAGAAGTTACATCATAATTTGCTCCCGAGTCAAATGACACAATCATCACAGTTCAATATAAATTGCAAAGGAaaactcattttaaaagaaacatCATATAATTGAAACTAATAGAAAATCCTTCATATCTCCAATAACAATGTAATTATGCAACTCATAAAGTAACATATCATTCTCAAGTTACAATTATTAATACACATATCTAACTATCATGTTATGTCATACTGACTATTTACTTAAAGGAGCTTTCATCTTTTGAGTGATTAAATCAAACACATCCCTTAACATAGTCACACCTTGACCATTTGGGGAGACTCAAATTAATCATGCAGAGaaagtataattttattgaaaatggatAAGTGTGGGTAATGGCTTACCTTAGTAAGGCTTACAAGGACCTTAACTTATCTAGGGGTTCGGCCACCCATCCATTCCATAGTCTATTTCATTGTTAACCACCATTGAAAACCTCCAACACTATGTTGAGGGCCTTCTTAGCACTCCTAACTTTGTGCCTACTCACATGCAATGTCATTCATTAATGCATGTATGTTATGATCATTCAAATCAATCATTGTATCACATCATTAATACATTCATCCACCATCATCAATATAATTCATTTCATCATCAATTCAACCAATTCATATTGATTCACTCTATCATCAACTCATCCAATTCCACATCAATTCATCATTCACCTCTTGTTCAATTCCACATCAATTCATCATTCATATCATTCTTACCACTTGTGAACTATCACATAGTTCATCTATACCTCATGAGACTTTTCACCCTACAAGTTCAACTTAATCCATTTCATTTAGAACTCACACACACAACAAGAACCATTTAGGATTGAATGTCATTGGAATTCAACAAAAGGGCATCTTAGGCATTCACACTTAAGTGCCACTATGCATGCGCTTAAGTGTGAGCATCCCTCCCATCGAGCAAGATGCGCTAAAACGTCACCTGGAGTGTGTAACACCTTGACCGAATCACACAAGAATGAAAGGGATCTAGAGGCTGTGCTTGACTTGGAGTAGCTATGAGATGAGTGATCTTTTGGAAAATGTGAGTAAGAACAAAGTATGCTGAAAATCATATGCAATGTTGTACTGTATAGTGTATACCGTGCGAATTATTTATATATCGACGAGGTACGCCGCCACGAACAAGACGAGATCAAGCGGGTGATGTTtaatgttttaatgttttttaggtttaattattaaattagttttcaaatatattaaaatgtgtaatttaatttttaatttaaaaaaaaataatttaatcctcaaattattttaaaacacattaatttaatatttttgtctaATTAAATTGATGTCttagaataataaatttgagCGATTTTTGTTTATGATTAGTGAcggtttttaattgttactgtATTCATTATTATTCTAGAGAAAATAATCCCTTTCTTCTTCGTGCTTTAGCTTCGATCAACCCCTTCGATCTCTCTCACCCCTCGGCCCAAAAGCCCAAACCTTCCACCACCGTCAAACTCAACAAAACGATGGCGCTGGAGGTGTGGATAGCAAGAGCTTCCACCAACGTCGAAATGACACGTATAGGGTATAGTATACATCATCGGGCTCATAGCAATGAATTTCGCTTCTCCCCATTGTTAGATCTGAAGCGGGTTTTGACAGGAATTTCAAggaaattaacttttttattgtctttttttGTGAACAGCACAGTTAAAAAAGGaataacagaaaaactaaatttCAAGATGGAGGGCGCTCGAaccagatttgaaaattttaaaaagtaatacgTATAGTAACGAATAAAAACTGTCACGATTCGTAATCAAGAGCTACTGAAATTTGTTATTCTAACAATGAAACTTAATTggacaaaaaatatcaaattggtcggttttaaaataatttgagaactaaattaaacaattttaataatttgaaaattaaattgataattaagtctttttataaaaaaaagtccaaTAATAATTGTGAAATGGGACGGAAATCAGCCACCTCATAATTTCATTGTTTTGTACGAATCAGCATTTCTGAATAAATGAGTGTTGGCATTCAGTTTTTATTAGTTACAAATTCATGGacgatcaaataaataatatataaatagaaaaagtttaattaaaatagaatatagAAGATATAAGGTTGATGAgactaacataattttttttcttctcttttcctcAACCATACACCACTACTACAAAACGCGGTTTTTATAGGCAAATTATTATGAAACTAATCTTTCAAAGAGTGAAAATTATTAAAGTgagttttttctcttcaaacaacttcttaaaaattataatttagattgGTCTTTGCCATCTATTACACaggtccaattttttttttttatatttacatttatagtaaaacatgaaaatttttaaaatatgtcattttatctaattataacTGATTAGCCAATCCTGTGGCTAATGATAAACTGAGAAAACGGCATTCTATATAGAGAGTAGAGACCTTGTTTTgcattcttctttttatttttttaaatacaaaaaaacacaggatattctgattctgatttcctCAGCCGACAGGAAACATGGGAATCAAAACTGGTACAGccttaaaagttattttatttgaagttaAAAAAGCAATAACTTAACGTATATAactatataattatcattttctctctctgtATATATctcaaattgaagaaaaaaacatatattttccaAAATCTCAACATGGTGCTTCATTACTTCATCGCACCTCCACTTGATGGatgtattaatttattcattctCCTCCATTACATGAATTCTTGTATGCTTTCACAATCTAGATAACTACAACTAATAATCCGTACATATACACGAGCACCTTAATTTCCTATTCACATCACCATTAATTCAACAATAGATTGATAAAGCAGTAgttcaaaatcaaaacatagaggttcatatatatttataaatatccaTATTCGTATAGTACAACCAAAGCCTATGACATGTCAAAACTCATCAAATCGTATTGAAGGAGTTGTTGTTGGTTGAATGGCTCCATCAAGGATCTTGAGAGAAACTCACTGTACTCATGAGGTTTCATCAAATTGGTGCCCTCATCAACATTCACCCTCCATTGTTGAGTTTCActttcatgatgatgatgagttcTGTGCACTCTCTCGGAGTGGCCATTATCCTCTTCCATAGGGATGGAGGTTTCAGCAACATTGGAGTATTGGCCAGTGAGTTCTTGCACAAGGGCCCTGAAATTCGAGGCACTAGTCTTCACCTTCACGGGGCTCGAAATATATGTAACTTTGATCTCCTTTTTGTCCCTTTTGTTGCTTGCCCTTTTGTTCTTCATGGTCCAATTGGCTAACAATGTCACTTGttgacacaacacaacacaaacaagaaacaaaatcgAAGCAAAAGGTGGTGTTGTGTTTATGTGTCTCTAGGGTTTACAATATAATactatgtgtgtgcatttgtgaAATATAAAATTGGCCAAGTTGCACAAGCCTTTTTAATTATAAGGGTGGGTCATGGAGAGTTGTTGGTCAAAGGGGGAGGTTCGCGGAAAGAGGGTGAAGTTTGAAAAAGTTGGGATGGTGATTTTGACTATTGAAATAATGGGAGAAATAGTGAGACGTTGATTTAAATTGATGTAGAGGAAGATATATCTTGGAGATGCTTACGTGACCCGCAAGTGCTACTATATATGTGTATTGTTGTGACACCACTATGTTAACGTACGTTTGTTTagtcattattaatttattattgttcttgTTCAATGAATGATTCTCGCACGTGCGCAGCCTTGTATGACTGGGATCAGGATAAACTTTGGTGCTTCTTAGAAACACTACAAGAAACATTGAAACAAAGGgcgttgttttttatttctctccctATTGTATAACGAGGTAAGATTTGATGACAAATTGACACATTACTCTTTTTAAATTGCCATAGAATTTACTAAAATAGTAGAGAAAGATAAGCTTTGCCTTTAATCTCGTGATTCTACGAGTAAATCTTAGAAAGAGTGTCCGCATTCAAAGTTTTACTTTTAGAAGCTAATTTAGTACTAGTTTTTTATGTAATGTTTAGTCTAGTACTTTTTTTACTGAATGTTTAATTTAGTTCTAGTAGTTTATTCTATGCAGTACTATTTTACTTCACTattcaataacattttttagCACACTACCATCTCTTTTTCATAACTTTAGatgcttaattaattttaagcttcTTTTTCTCCTAATAAGATTTGATGACAGATTGACAGACTACTCCCTGTTTCTAAATTGCCATGAAATTTACTAAAaccagaaaaatattatttttagaagCTAATGTTGTAGTTTGTTTTACATTATTTAATCTATCCCCATTATATAAGATAAAGGTTAATAACATTTTTAgcatacttttatatattattattataattagagAGAGGCACTCCGTACTTCTgcctattttaataaaaaacttcgtaccccattgcccagaggctcttcgctatgcgaaggtatgggggagggatgttgtacgcagtcTTACCTTGCATATgtaaagaggctgtttccggattcgaacccatgaccaacaagtcaccaaggcgcaactttaccgctgcaccagggctcgccctcactTCTgcctattttaataaaaaaaataaaaataataataattagaagttaaaaaagaaaaactaaaaatatgagAGTAAGGAATAGTTATTATTAGaagtaacaaaattttaaaaattaacataggataaaatgatttagtGAAATATGTACACCAATTagaagtattatatatatatatatatatatatatatatatatatatatatatatatatatatatatatatatatatatatatatatatatattatctgtaTTGTTTAAGGTCTACCAAATATACTAGTCATGTTACGTCACATTCCGAGATACATGTTAACCCATCATGTCAGTTCTGGCACCGGAGCACAGATGTCTAATCCTTAACCATTGGGTTATCCAACCGATTGATTATCTTTAACCATCTCTTTATCTCTTGGCAGATATTCAACACATATATTATCTGTAAGTATGATTATCTACTAGCTTTTATCtttaagttataaattatctCTAATGTTATCAATAAGCCATAGACTATTATCTATAAGTTGATAATTATCTGCAAAGGTTGTTATATCACTGTAACAACCCATATCAACAAGGACCTGCAACTCTCTCTCCACACTATAAGTACCAGGTTCCCTCGTACTCTCGACACACCAAATACATACATTCATTTTTACTCTCTTGAGACGAACACACATATACACACATGCTCACATACACATATATACATTCTCACTTATTCTCCTAACTCACATATTTACTTGAGTGtcgaaaccctttgttttgtaGGTCCCCCCTTTTTCCCTCTTAACAAAGGCCACTTTCAATATGACTTGTGAAGTCTAGGAGCACACCTTAGTCACGTCCACCCTGACGTGTATTAGCTCCggattttggtaagtacattTGGCGCTCACCGTGCGGCCGTGGTAAAACATACCATGCGATATCtttttatctctctctttcGCATCCATGATTAGCACGTGGTTTGGCCTTAGACACAAGACCCATTTCAAAGGCTTTAATCCTCCCCCAGCAACCATGACCGATAATGATACTCTCGAACATCACCAAAACCGCATTACGGAGATGAAGTGATGCCATGAGGAGGAGCTATGAAAGTTAAAGGCTGACCACAATCAACTGGAGGCTCGTGTCAGATGTTCCCAAGGTGACGAGTACTCTGCTCACACATTACCTGAGCTCACTCAAGGGGAATCACACCCTGATGCACAGTCAATACTCAAGATAATCCGAGTCTTTCCTACATACACCGCCAACAAGACAAACTTCTTGTCAACATCCTTTTGTCGACCGTATCATGGAAGCTGACATACCCCTAGGTTGGAAATCACTCAACCTAGAACGGTATGGTAGAACCATCGATCTAGATGAACATCTGAATGTTTTCCTCACTCATGCAAATCTATACACCAAGGATGATGTAATCTTGTATCGTGTCTTCCCAACGTCCTTTAAAAGGGTGACATTGATCTGGTATTGTGGACTCCCTCTAACGTCCACAGACAACTTCGACACTCTTGTTAAGCGCTTCAGTGTGCAATATGCAACTAGTCGGTCACATCATATGGTGCCAGCCTTTCTGGCTAGTCTGCGACAAGCAGATGATGAATCTTCGGAAATTCGTGGAAAAGTTTAGACGCATTGTTGTCCAGGTCTGTAATCTCAATCCGGAGGTATCCTTACACTCCATGCTCCTTGCTCTAAGGCCTAGTAAGTTTACAGACAATATGTGCAAAAAAACCCTAGTAGCGTGGACGAGTTATGTGAGCGAACCAAATGCTACATCCAAATGGAAGAAATGTTTCGGTTCAGGAATGAGGTCCAACAAGCCGGACAAAAGTGTGATAAGCGAGAAGGAAGCACCAAGACCAACTCACACAAGTCAGACAAAAGGAACAAGCCCAACAAGTGCCAATCTCTCCCAAAGGGCCTAGGTACGAGCATTACACACCCCTGACACCCAATCACACCATAATCTTGGGGGAGACTTTCAACTTAGAGGTACCCATCAAGCTACCCCTGCTACGTCCTCCCAGGCCGAGGTTCGACACGACCAAATACAGCAGATACCATCACAGTATTGGTCACAACACAAAAGATTCCTAGtccttcaaaaacaaaatataaaagctTATACAGGCTAGGTATCTAGCCCGGTTTGTTAAGAGGTCGAACAACCACCAAGCTGGAGCGAGGCTCGGAGGAAACCTATAGGATCAACACAAGAGTCATGACTTGGACAAAATAAGGGACAAAGAAGAAGATCAAGGAAGACAGAGACACCACCAACAAAGACACGATTGACAACCTCCACAAGAATAAGAGCCCGCCCAACAAATCAGAGGTATAATCAACACCATTGCATGTGGATTCTCCTATGGAGGGTAGTCTAGCTAGTCTCGCAAACGTCACCTTCATGCCATATGGGACATCGACATCAACTATGTTGATACACCACTACCACAAACTCTACCTCCTATCACTTTCATTGATAGAGACATCAGTGGTATCATCCCCATCAACCAAGACGACCCCATGGTTGTCTCCATCATAATTGGCAACTTCATGGTATCCAAAGTCCTCATTGGCCAGGGTAGTTTCATTGACATCTTATATTGGAAGACATTCTAGAGACTTGAAGAATCGCCTAACACCATCCAGCCTTACCCCACAGTGGATGGTACCACTCAGGTCATGAGCATGGACAATGGGTCTCTAGTCCGAGACCTTACTGTCCACCGAGCAAGCCTAGATGAAGAATTCGATGTAGATTCGCGTGACGATACTTTTGATAGAAGCC includes these proteins:
- the LOC100783939 gene encoding uncharacterized protein — translated: MKNKRASNKRDKKEIKVTYISSPVKVKTSASNFRALVQELTGQYSNVAETSIPMEEDNGHSERVHRTHHHHESETQQWRVNVDEGTNLMKPHEYSEFLSRSLMEPFNQQQLLQYDLMSFDMS